CATCCTGTTCGGCATCGCCGTGTTCGTGACCCTCCTGTTCTTCTGCTTCCAGCTCATCACCGGGCTCGCCCGCCGCGACCCGTCCGCGCTCACCCGCGCCGCCCTCGGGGTCGCGAAATCGGTGCTCGGCTCGTTTGTGCTCATCACCTGCACCGCGCTGCTGCTCGAAATCACCGATCAGCTCTGCGTCGGCATCATCCAGGCCACCGGGCAGACGATCGAGAGCATGGGCGACCGGCTCGCGCTCCTCATCACCGCGGTCACCATCACCTCGGTTGCTGGCGGTGCGGGGGCGCTGCTGACGATCTTCCTCGCCGGGCTCATGATCGCCGCGATCTTCATCCTCTGGTTCAGTCTCCTCATCCGCAAGGCCTTGCTGCTGGTCGCGATCGTGTTCGGCCCGGTCGCGCTCGCCGGCCTCACCTGGGAAGCGTCCCGAGGCTGGTTCGGGAAGTGGGCGACCTTCGTAGTCGCCTTGATCGCGTCGAAGCTCGTGATCGTGGTGATCTTACTCATCGCCACCACCCAGGTCGCCGCCCCCATCAGCCTCGACCTGAAATCCCTGTCCGAACCCATCGCCGGGATCGTGCTGCTGTTCGTCGCTGCGTTCGCCCCGTACATGGCGTACAAGTTCCTGAGCTTTGTGGGTTTCGACATGTATCAGGCGTCCTCGATGGAGCAGGAGGCGAAGAACGCCCTCAACCGGCCCGTCCCGCTCCCGTCGAAGCCAAACGGCCCCGCCCCGAAGCAAGTCCTCGACAATGGCGACGCCCCCGCGACCGCACCGAAGACCACCCCCACGCAGGCACCGGCACCTGCGGCGCCCGCGGCAGGCAGCGGCGCCGCAGGTGCCGGTGGCGGCGGAGCTGCAGCCGGTGCCGGAGGTGGCGGAGCTGCGGCCGGCGGTGCCGCAGCGGCCGGGCCGGCGGCAGCCGTTGTCGGAGCAGCGATCGTCGTGAAAGAGACCGCGACCGCAGGCCCCAAGCTCGGCGGCGCGATCGGCGACGCCGCCGACGGGCACGCGGGTAGTGCGTCTGAGCCGGCTGCTCCGCCGCCTGGGCCGCCGGTGCAGCAGCCGCCCGCGGTGCTCCCGCCGCCCTCGCCGCCAAGGACCGATCCGCCCGCCCCGACCGGGAAGCAGTAACCCATGAGAGCGAACACCTCCGAGCCGTTCGAGCTGCGGCCGGTGCAGTTCTCCCGCCTCACCAAGCGCGGCCTGCTCCTCGGCCTCTCCCTGCCACAGCTGATCGTCCTCGCCTGCGCGCTCGGCATCGTCGTCACGGGCCTCTACACCGGCGGCGGCCAGGGTCTTGCCTGGTCGTCGCCGGCGTGGGCGCCGCTGGTTGTGATTGCGTGGGTGCCCGTCGGCGGGCGGAAGCTGATCGAGTGGGCGCCGATCGTCACCCGCTGGCTCCTCCGCACCCGCGCGAAGCAAACCCAGTATCGGCGCAGGGTGGTGAAACCGCGCCCTGCGGGCACGCTCGCGCTCCCCGGCGACCTCGCCGCGCTCCGGGAATGGGTAGACCCCGAATCGGGGGCGGCGATGATCCACGACCCGCACGCCCAGACCCTCACCGTCGTGTGCGGGTTGGCGCATCCCGCGTTCGTGCTCCTCGACCCTGGCGAGCAGCAACGCCGCGTCACCGGGTGGGGGCGCGTCCTGGCCGCCGCGTGCCGGTCCGGGAGGATCGCCCGTATCCAGGTGCAAGAGCGCACCCTGCCAGATTCCGGGTCGGGGCTGACCGAATGGTGGCGCGAACACGGAAGCGACGACGGCTCCTGGGCGGCGAACACCTATCGGGAGCTCATCGAACGGGCAGGCCCCGCCGGGGAACGCCACGCCACCACCGTGTCGCTCTCACTCGACATGCGCCAAGCTGCCCGGCAGATCCGTTCCGCGGGCGGCGGCATGAAAGGGGCGGCTGTGGTGCTCGGGCAGGAGATGCAGTCGTTCGAGACCGCGCTGCGCTCCGCCGAATTGCAGATGACGGGATGGCTCACCCCGGGGGATGTCGCCCTGATCCTCCGCACCGCCTACGACCCCGCCGCCGGCCCCGCACTGGAACGCCACGGCGCCCTCGGCCGGGAGCTCGCGACCGCGGGCCCGGTCGCGGTGAACGAGTCCTGGGACCGGCTGCGCTCCGACAGCGCGCACCACGCGGTGCTGTGGATCAGCGAATGGCCGAGGGCCCAGACCTTCCCCGGCTTCCTCGCCCCGCTCGTGCTGACGGGAGGGGTTCTGCGCTCTTTGTCGCTGCACTACCTTCCGGTGCGGGCGGATCAGGCGGCCAGGGATTTGCGGCGGAAGAAGACGGAGATGGTCGCCGACGCCGCCCAGCGCCGGAAGATCGGCCAGGTCGAAGACACCCAGGCCACCGCCGAATACGGCGACGTGCTGCAACAAGAGAGCGAGCTGACGGCCGGGCACGGGGTGCTCCGCGTCGTCGGCCTCGTCTCCGTCTCCGCCCCAACCAATGGGGAACTCGATGCGGCGGTGTCGCAGATCGAGCAGGCCGCGATCCAGGCGTCCTGCGAAACCCGGCGCCTGGTCGGCCAGCAGGCGCAGGCCTTCACCGCGGCCGCGCTCCCGCTCTGCCGCCCCATCTGACACCAGCGGCGAACCATCGCACACCTGGCAATGAACCCTTCACGATTGGAGCCCCGGCCATGCCTACCTTCACCGACCCCGTCCCAGACGCCACGGAAACCTACGAGGCGATGCGGGCGCTCGCGCACGCCAGCCGCACCTTCGAGCAGCCGGAGGACATGTACGGGGTGCTCGGCGACCTCCTCGGCAGCGTCCGCTCCCTCGAACAAGTCCTCACCCAGATCGCCACCGCCCACGAGAGCTCGCGCAACCGCGCCGCCGACGACGCCGGCGACCGGGCCGCGGGCGTCCGCGACGCGCTCGCGACCGCCGGGGAACTCCGACAGGCGGCGGCACTCATCGGTGAGGCGGAACGACGCCTCGACGCGGCATCCGCGGCAGCGGGCCGGATCGCCTGGCACCCCGCCCCAGAGCTGCAGGCGGATGCGGGGCGGGTCATCAACGTGGTCTTCCTGCAAGGCGGCGAAGCCGACCGGCTCCTCGACCTCATCGACCAGGGCGGCGCCGACGCGGCGATCCAGGAACTCGCGGGCTATGACTCCGGCGACGAGACCGTGGATGCCGCGCTCGAGAACGGGTACGTCTACGACACGCCACCGCAAGGGCCCCTCGATCGCACCGTGCAGTTGGACGCCTACACGCTGGTCTACAACCAGGATCACCGGCACCTCGGCCTCTACCGCCCCGCAGATGCCCTCCCGTCCCCGGTGCTCCTCGGCCTCGAAGACCCCCGCCACGCCGCCACCACTACCGAATCGCCGTCGTCTGCGACCGCCGCCCCGTCTGGGGTACGGGCGGGACCGATCCTCGCGCGCGAGGCCGCGCGGGAGCAGTCGCGGCGAGACCGCCTCGGCACTCCGAACATCCACCGTCAGCAGCCCGGCACGCAGGCCGGGCTGAGGCTTGGCCGATGAGCGACGACACCGACCCGGGACGCCTGCACACGTCGGTGCTGGTCGGCCCCGAAGGAGAACTCCGACGGCACCGGAAAGCCCGCGCCCAGGCCGCCGCCCGCATCCACGCCGAAGCCCGCGCCGAAACCGTCGCGAAGGCGCGGGCGGAGGCGGCCGCAGCACGCGAAGCTCGGCGTGCCACTCGCTATCTGCCGCGTGCCGGGGAGGACGGGGCGTCGGCGTTGCGCACCCCGGGCGGGTTCCGGCTCCCACGCCACCAGGACACCTCGGCCACGCTCTCAGGGCACTATCCGTTCCTTGCCGAAGGCGGCCTCGGCTCCGCCGGCACTTTCATTGGTCAAGACCTCTACTCTGGAGGGTCGTTCGTGTACGACCCGTGGGAGTTATACCGGCAGGGCGTCATCACCGCACCGAACTTGATTTTGGCTGGGATCGTCGGCTCCGGGAAGTCGTCGCTCGCGAAAGCGCTCTACACGAGGGCGCTCCCGTTCGGGCGGCGCGTCTACGTCCCCGGCGACCCCAAAGGCGAGCACACTCCTGTCGCCCGCGCCGTCGGGGGCCGCGCGATCGTCCTTGGCCCCTCGCTCCCGACCCGCTTGAACCCGCTCGATGAGGGATACCGGGCCGCGGGTATCCCGGACGCCGACTGGGCGGCACAGATCACCGCGCGTCGCCGCGAACTCATCGGCGCGCTCGCGGAAACCGTGCTCGACCGTCGGCTCTCCCCGGTCGAGCACACGGCGATCGATATCGCCCTCGCAGACGCGGTCAGATTGGCGGAGGTGCCGATCCTCCCGATGGTCGTCGACCGCATCCTCACTCCCTCACCGGCGGACGATCCCGACCGACGGCTCGCAGAAGACGGGCGGATGCTCGGGCACGCGCTCCGAAGACTGGTCGCAGGCGACCTCAGCGGCTTGTTCGATGGCCCGTCGACGGAGAGGTTCGACCCTACATTGCCGATGCTCTCCCTCGACCTGTCCCGCGTCTCCGAGAACAGCGCCCTGCTCGCCGTGCTCATGACCTGCTCTGCGGCGTGGATGGAATCCGCCCTCCAAGACCCCTCCGGCGGGCAGCGCTTCGTCGTCTACGACGAAGCCTGGCGCCTCATGTCCTACCCGTCGCTTCTTGCACGCATGGACGCGCAGTGGCGACTCGCCCGCCACTACGGCATCAGCAACCTGCTCATCTTCCACAAGCTCACCGACTTGGAGAACGTCGGCGACCAAGGCTCCCGAATGCGAGCACTCGCGTCCTCGCTGCTCGCGAACGCCGACACCAGGAT
Above is a genomic segment from Leucobacter rhizosphaerae containing:
- a CDS encoding type IV secretion system protein, whose translation is MSICDIPGVSTVCTAIGEGPAGLFFGWIASAMGLAVSTLFQGMWDVFSTTTSVDVTSDGYVKVYNILFGIAVFVTLLFFCFQLITGLARRDPSALTRAALGVAKSVLGSFVLITCTALLLEITDQLCVGIIQATGQTIESMGDRLALLITAVTITSVAGGAGALLTIFLAGLMIAAIFILWFSLLIRKALLLVAIVFGPVALAGLTWEASRGWFGKWATFVVALIASKLVIVVILLIATTQVAAPISLDLKSLSEPIAGIVLLFVAAFAPYMAYKFLSFVGFDMYQASSMEQEAKNALNRPVPLPSKPNGPAPKQVLDNGDAPATAPKTTPTQAPAPAAPAAGSGAAGAGGGGAAAGAGGGGAAAGGAAAAGPAAAVVGAAIVVKETATAGPKLGGAIGDAADGHAGSASEPAAPPPGPPVQQPPAVLPPPSPPRTDPPAPTGKQ
- a CDS encoding SCO6880 family protein, which translates into the protein MRANTSEPFELRPVQFSRLTKRGLLLGLSLPQLIVLACALGIVVTGLYTGGGQGLAWSSPAWAPLVVIAWVPVGGRKLIEWAPIVTRWLLRTRAKQTQYRRRVVKPRPAGTLALPGDLAALREWVDPESGAAMIHDPHAQTLTVVCGLAHPAFVLLDPGEQQRRVTGWGRVLAAACRSGRIARIQVQERTLPDSGSGLTEWWREHGSDDGSWAANTYRELIERAGPAGERHATTVSLSLDMRQAARQIRSAGGGMKGAAVVLGQEMQSFETALRSAELQMTGWLTPGDVALILRTAYDPAAGPALERHGALGRELATAGPVAVNESWDRLRSDSAHHAVLWISEWPRAQTFPGFLAPLVLTGGVLRSLSLHYLPVRADQAARDLRRKKTEMVADAAQRRKIGQVEDTQATAEYGDVLQQESELTAGHGVLRVVGLVSVSAPTNGELDAAVSQIEQAAIQASCETRRLVGQQAQAFTAAALPLCRPI
- a CDS encoding ATP-binding protein translates to MSDDTDPGRLHTSVLVGPEGELRRHRKARAQAAARIHAEARAETVAKARAEAAAAREARRATRYLPRAGEDGASALRTPGGFRLPRHQDTSATLSGHYPFLAEGGLGSAGTFIGQDLYSGGSFVYDPWELYRQGVITAPNLILAGIVGSGKSSLAKALYTRALPFGRRVYVPGDPKGEHTPVARAVGGRAIVLGPSLPTRLNPLDEGYRAAGIPDADWAAQITARRRELIGALAETVLDRRLSPVEHTAIDIALADAVRLAEVPILPMVVDRILTPSPADDPDRRLAEDGRMLGHALRRLVAGDLSGLFDGPSTERFDPTLPMLSLDLSRVSENSALLAVLMTCSAAWMESALQDPSGGQRFVVYDEAWRLMSYPSLLARMDAQWRLARHYGISNLLIFHKLTDLENVGDQGSRMRALASSLLANADTRIVYRQESDQLGVTAQTLGLTGTERSLLPGLGIGQGLWKIKDRSFVVQAQLHPAELELFDTRARML